GAACATTAAAGTCGTCCTGGGGTAATTCTGGTTTCTCTGGAACCCTGGAGTCTAGATGATGAAATCTGTTGGATGGGATGCACTCTGCTTGGCAGAGAGAAGGAAGGTATCTTTTGTGCAGTTTAAGATTCTCTCAGGAGGTCAGGAACCAGTTTAAATTGCCCTCTAAACATTCTTAGAGGAAGTCCTCTCCTTTGGATTCAGAAGGGCAGTTACTGGACCAGACTGAGACCTTGGGGCACTATTTTGGCTCCAGCAAGTGTTAGCTGTGCATCCTTAAGCAAATCACTTTCTCCTTTGGAATTCATATCTTCTCATCTAAGACACTGGTGAGTTGAATTACATGCCCCCAAAGGCCTTTTCTTGCTTTGGCGTCCtgttgaggggtgtgtgtgtgtgtgtgtgtgtgatctcgAGTTCAAGGGAGAGATAATGGTTAGATTGAGGAGATATGATTCAAAGCCGACACTTTCCCCTAGAGATAGAACTCACTTTAAGTTTTATAATCACGTCCTATGTGTAACTTTTTCCTTCATAAGTCTGGAATTGGTTTTTACCCCCGAAAGGcctgaagttattttttaatttcttcaatttgagaATCAACTTATTATTGATGTTGGAtgctaaaagaaaaatctctaataGCTTCATCACAAAGCCATCCTTCTTTTATGCTGGCCAAGGAAATGGATCTGTCTTGCTAAACGAGATTAAATTTTCAATAGccccaaatataaaattatatataaatatttatatatctcaGCACATTAAAAGTATCTTAAGCTTAGCATTAATTAGTCTCGAGAAGAAAAGGGTAAACACAAGTGCTATTCATTTATTACCTTAACACCAGTTAGATCAATGAACAGTCTCCATGTAAACAGCATTATTCATTAAACAAAcaagatgattttaaaatgaatgttttttaaaattttttttatttttaaagaatgaaatgaaggGGGAGCGTGAATGTGAATGTGAACATGGAGTAGTGGTTCTCTGACTGATTTGCATGCATGAGTACTCTCCTGGGCTGCCAGCTTGAGAGATGTGACCAAGATGAGACTGGTTGCTGGTGTGAGCTACTATTGTTCTAAAAATGCTTTTAAGAACTTCCTTCTCTGTTTCAAGATTTAACTGTTTAAATGGCTATTACTTCACAGATATCTAAATATACTAACACACAGAAGGTTAGCAGAGAAAATGCTTTAATAGTgtggttaagattccatatgTTAATTATTTCATCTGATAACAATGTAACACTTTTATTCACTGGAAACTCACAAATCACACTGATATTTACAAAAGTTGTTTCCATTAAATTGAAATGAAGAGAGAGGTTAgtatgttttaatataaaaaggaaaaagggggcTGAATTCTTTTGACAGATACAATTGTTAACAGTCTATTGTTAAAGAATCATATTATTAGGAGAAGAGTCAGGATAggagtaataaataaaaatgcagttaTTACATTTGTGAAAATGCAGATAACCCCAAATATTTACTTGCTTGGCTTTAGAATAAATCATGTAGTTTTTTAAACCAGAATTTATAAACAGTTTGGCTAGCCTAATGTTAAAGTGAGTTTACATTTTCTGAGGGTACAATAATTGGGGTGAAAGTGAGTCTGCTGTGTGGTGATAGAGGAAAACGTTGGTTGAAACATCACTGTTGGATAAAACACCAACGACtaattaaacacacatacacacataagcaAACAATTAAATAACACTTTAACTACAGAAAAGTGGGAATTGTCCAAATGTGGGTCATTTGAGTCAATCCCAAATCAGTTCCCATTTGTATAGTCTCTGCTTCAAAATGAATCcagaagaaatgaggacaaatATACACAATTACCACAGATATGTGATAATACAAACAGATTTAGGCAACTCTGGGGCATGTTGTTTGGCAACGTGCAGGGAAGATTGTCAAAACACTTCTATGATCACAGGGATACTGAAAGTCAGGGGAGGGGGTTACCGAGACTCTGAGGTCGAATCTTCCTGATTATAACCCaggacaaggatttttttttttttctcctgatgtAGAGTTCAGAGATCTGCAAAGAGTTCAGGGCTCACTGGTTCATAGAATAAGGATGAAAAAGTGGGAGTGTTTCTCCATAATAAGCCACAGTGGATGGGGTCCAAACAAACTGCTCAATGTCAGTTATCCATTCTCGTCACTTGTATAGCTGAAAATCACTTTCATAAACTATGACTTCAGTGGTCTCTCCCAACAGTCTTGTAAGGTAGTCTTGTTTTATTGAACAaaactgagatgcagagagaATAAACATCTAGGTCATGTGATTTagaacttgaacccaggtctttgaATTCCAAGTAGAGCTCATCTTTGAATAAAAGAGTGTGTTCTAGAAAAATGGCTCAGGCCTTAGCAAAATGGCCACATAGATTACGTTCATTGCCAGTGGCAAACTGCACCCCTTTGTCCTTGATACTGGAGTTTCTGACATCACTTACTTTAAGGTGTCAGGAACTGGATGTGTTCCTCATTTCAGGATTATCTGTCTTCACCCAAAAGAATGATGAGCTTTCAAGgatcagaggaaaagaaattttttggttcttttctttgaaatgacACCATTATAGATAACTAATGACCTGATTATGAGAAAAATTCTTTTCTGGCAACCAGAATCCAAGAGAATGTTCTAAGGAAATCAGAAGATCTGAGTGAAAAAGCTCATTGGGATGGCGTGAACTGTCTCCCCATGAGGCTGTAAACCCCACACTGTAACTCATGCTTTTATCTCCATTGTTCTATATTCTGTTGGCTTTTGACTTTCCTGCACTGACTGGATACAGAATGAGGTAAGATGAAGTATGAGTCTAGAAGACCAACTGCGGCCTGTGACACCTAAATATCTGGATATAACTCAATGACTCCAATGACTTCTGCCAATTCATtttgctatttaaatatttttacacatAGTAGGTAATCAGTCAATGTTGGCTCCCGTTGCTCTTTAATCTCGCTGGTGTCGTTGTGCACAGTACGTTGAGCAGGTATCAGTAACTGTTAGCTGCTGTGGTTTGTGTCAAGCCGCACTGCATTTTATGATTTCCCAAGCATCCAGATCCTTGAGAGCAGTGAAGTGTGAAAACTGTTGCCCTTTCCCCATGCAGCCCGTGAACTTGGTTATTGATAAACTGCTCCAAGTACTGGCTTTTGGGTTTTCAATTGTGAAATACCAGTGGGTCACTTCAGTCTGATACAATCCACCTCCTCCGTGGCCGGCAGGCGGCTGGTTTTGAGGTCGAGGTCAGCACTGGACTTACTCCCATGGTGGGAGGGCCGCCGGTGGAGCAGCAGCATTTTCTTGAAGTACTTCATGGTGGTGTTCTTCACTGTCACGAAGCACACGGTGTTGATCATGCTGTTGCTCATGGCGATGCACTCCACAACATAAAAGGCTGTGAGGTAATGCTTTTCCTTCACGAACACAGTGGGGAAGAAGTCGCGCACGATTGTGAAGCCATAGAAGGGCGCCCAGCACAGAACATATGCCGTGAGGATACACATGAGTACCAGTACCGTCTTCCGGCGGCAGCGCAGCCGCTTCCGGATCTGCTCAGTCTGGAAACCCGGGACCGCTTTGAACCAGAGCTCCTGGGAGATCCTGGCATAGCACAGGGTCATGGTGACCACGGGGCCCAGGAATTCGATGCCAAAGACAAAGAGGAAGTAGGATTTATAGTAGAGCTGCTGGTCCACTGGCCAGACCTGGCCGCAGAagatctttttctggtttttgaCAATGAAGAGGACGGTTTCCTTTGTGAAGTAAGCTGATGGGATGGAGATGAGAATGGATACCATCCAGACCAAAGCGATCAGGAAGGAGGCTGTTTGATAATTCATTCGTGGTTTCAAGGGGTGAACGATAGCGAGATATCTGGTGGGGGAGGGAAGCATCAGTAGCAATGATGTATGCTGATATATGCTTGTAATCATTATTAGTTTTTAGCTAACCCAAACACCCACAGTAGCAGACAAAATGGCACAATGACTCCCCACGTACCTATTTTCCAGTGTCaacatacttcattttattttagcaaCATCATTTGGCATTTGGAAGAGAGGAGAGGTTTAGTGGGAACTGCACAGGATTTGGGTCAAACAGAATAGATCCTGGCTTTTAATCTGATTGGCTTTGAGGGTCTAGAGTCAATCAGTCTCTCTGAGATTCCTTTCCTCAAATGCAACGTGGGATAAAATGACATCTACCTTGCAGGGCTGCTGTGAATATTAAATGCTACAATGTTTGTGAAATGCTTGGCATGTactagatattcaataaatacatgCGGTCTATCATGATTATAAATCCTATTGATACGAACTGACTTTCCAGGTTGCCATTCTGCCTAAGAATATAATTCTTTCAAAACTTTTCAATTCACATATCTCCTGGTGTAGAGGCAAAAGAAGGTCTGTGGACTAGGACTTTCTGCTGACACCCTCAGGTGTCATTCTGCATTACAGAGCTGGAGGGTAGGGGTGGTTTAGGGTAGAATCTGAGCAATCTAGTGAGAtgtaaatgacttgcccaagctcAGTTGGTGCAGGGAATGGAATGTAGGCTCCTGATACAATTTACACCTACCTCCATGGGCTGTCTCAAGCTCAGATTAGAAGGTATGTAAAGTTGCCTTGACACCATCAAGCATAAGGTGCATAAGCATATAGCATAAGGCTTTTATCCTCTTTCCAATGAGCAACACTGCCTGGGAAAGAGGTTGGAGCCCTTAGTGGGAAATGAGCCCATTTGTGTAGGTTGAACACCTCCTTTCTAGCAAAACCTAATAACACCTATTTAGATAATTTAGTGCCCTGAAATCATTCTTATGCATTTTATGGGTCAAGAGGAAGAGGTGGTGGAGGAAGGTGGAGGAAGAAAAGAGGCATGAGGGGTTGGGAAGAAGCAATTCAGTGTTGGAGATGAACATATACCTCATACCTGGAGCTTGAGTCAGGTTATGACCAACAGCAGGAAGACATCCATAGATTTCGATctagccttccctggtggctcagatggtaaagcgtctgcctataatgtgggagacccaggttggatccctggatcaggaagagcgtctggagaaggaaatggcaacccactccagtattcttgcctggaaaatcccatggatggaggagcgtggtaggctacagcccatgggtcgcagagagttggacacaactgagcgacttcactttcactttcactttacacttttTGGTAACTAGACCCTTTGGTCACCTTTCCAAGTTTCTGACTTGACCAAGAAGGCCTTCTGAAGTGCTATTTTTGTCTGTCCCTGGCAATAATCTGTCATGAGGTTGTTTTACCTGCTTTTGCCTTCCCCTTTCCCACCGGCAGCTCTGACCATAGACTTCAATTAGGCGATCTCGTGGCAGCCTGGTTCACCCCAGGTTGCAGCTTTCTGAAGACTTGAGATAAAACTGGATCTCATCCAAACCACTGGCTGCACCCTAGCTATATAAATTAATGAGCAGTGCGTGCTAGATTTCTTTACCCATCATGGGTCCCAGTTTTTCCAAGTTAACCTGCACGAATTGCCTGGATAGCACAAGGCTCACAGGGCTGGAGATGGGGACAAGTGGGTTAGCTCATCCTTCACTGGGGCAGGGACATCTCACAATCATTGTCTCTCTGTGATGCTAAGTGTatcagtttcctattgctgctataacaaattactacaaactcagtggcttaaacaaatttattatcttatagttttgAAGTCTTAAGTCTGACATGTATCTTACTGGGCTAACATCAAGGTGTTGGTAGGcctgtgttcctttctggaggctctttGGGGAAaatctcatttgtttttcctttagggCTGCCTGCATTACTTGGCTTATGGCCCCCTAATATGTTTAAAGCCATCAATGATCAGTCAAGCCATTCCCACAACACATCACCCTGACACTGACTTTTCTGCCTCCCTTTTGCCCATTTAAGGACTGTTGTGATTACACTgagcccacccagataatccagtaTAATGTCCTTATTTTATGATCAGCtaattagcaaccttaattcctcTTAGGCATAACATGTTCTAGGGATTAAGATATGGATATCTTGGGGTGATTATTCTGCCTCCCATAGTGAGTCCAAAGTCTTTACATAATGTAGAACTAGTTCAGGACTTACTAACTCtcccaatctgatttcagcatgAAAAGTATCTCAGTGACCAATGCTAAAGAGAATTTCTACAGCCCTGCTTACTCTGCTGTCAACTCTTAAATTCTAATTCCTTTTCCCTCAGTAACTTCTTCCTTATCCTATAGGATGCTCCAAAATTCAGAgctttattttacaatttattgtcatcaaataaatcataaaataaagaacACTGCCTAGGTATTATTCAGAAACCCTGGATTTTAGCTCTGTACCTAAATCCTCAGATAAATCACTTATGCCCCTGGgacttagtttcttcatctgtgaaaggtGGACAAAAATAACTACAGATAACCTTTTTGAAAGGTTCCATTTGAGAAGGTAAATGTACATAAAGCATGCTGGAAGCTATAATACTTTGTTTAAACTCATCTTTTCCTATGACCCTTTCATTGGCAAGAGGGACATCTGTAAAGTCTTTGCTGCCATCTATCTGCTTGGCTGTTTCTTGAGGTCAACACTCTTCTTCTGGGGTCTCTGTGACTTCAAATAGCATCTCTTCTAGGCCCTCTGCACATGAACATTGCTCTTCTCCTGATGCCAGTGTCAGGGTTTGTTCTGAGTATGATGTAGTCTCCGTGCCTACAGATACAAGccaattatttaatattaatgtcatctcaacaaaagtaAGAGTTTGGCCATCATCTATCTTTCTTAtcattttgccttatttttcaaTTGGTTTGAAACTGAGTAAGAAAGAGGGATGCTATTTATTAGAGTCATGAATTTTAAGAGTTGAAATTCCATATGTGCTTTAATATCTATAAAAATTTAGCAGTGAGTTCCTCTCTTTTCACCAGATGTATCCCTCCTCCTGGTGGGAAAGGCTCCTGTCCTGCTAGTTTCTCTATCAGTGGGAAAAAGTGCACCCCCAACCCACAACTAATGGGTTTCACTTCCCTGCCAGTTGGCAAAATCATTCAAACAAGCCAATCACATCCTCCCATGGGAGCTAAGGTCACCTCAGCCTCTTGTCACTGTAAAGCCTGCTGTCCACAGCCCCTGCTGGTTCATTCTATTCCTGAGTGCAACTCCCACACGGGACACATGGCCCTGCCTGGGGTGCAGCGATCTCCTCCCTTGGGCTGGGAGTATACGAGACCAACCAACTGCGGTCAGCCTCACTGTTCTAGCTTCAAGGGTTGTGTGTTCAGTCATCTACTACTATTGGAGCTATAGAGTCTTGCCTTGATCAGTGGAGTATAGGAGGTGGTCAGAATAGCGCACTCAAATTACCACAACTTCCTCATGAAGTGTTCCCAGACTGCATCACCAACATAATCATCATGTCTTCCTCTAAGTTACTCTTAACTTATCAATAGATTATCCTAGTTTTTGTGTGGAAGTAAAGCTCCCAGAGGTCAAAGACTGTGTCTTCTACTACTTTATGTTTCCACAC
This genomic interval from Cervus canadensis isolate Bull #8, Minnesota chromosome 10, ASM1932006v1, whole genome shotgun sequence contains the following:
- the PROKR2 gene encoding prokineticin receptor 2; translation: MAAQNGNASFPTNFSIPQEHASSLPFNFSYGDYDLPLDEDEDMTKTQTFFAAKIVIGVALVGIMLTCGIGNFVFITALTRYKKLRNLTNLLIANLAISDFLVAIICCPFEMDYYVVHQLSWEHGHVLCASINYLRTVSLYVSTNALLAIAIDRYLAIVHPLKPRMNYQTASFLIALVWMVSILISIPSAYFTKETVLFIVKNQKKIFCGQVWPVDQQLYYKSYFLFVFGIEFLGPVVTMTLCYARISQELWFKAVPGFQTEQIRKRLRCRRKTVLVLMCILTAYVLCWAPFYGFTIVRDFFPTVFVKEKHYLTAFYVVECIAMSNSMINTVCFVTVKNTTMKYFKKMLLLHRRPSHHGSKSSADLDLKTSRLPATEEVDCIRLK